In Zygosaccharomyces rouxii strain CBS732 chromosome F complete sequence, a single window of DNA contains:
- the FRS1 gene encoding phenylalanine--tRNA ligase subunit beta (highly similar to uniprot|P15624 Saccharomyces cerevisiae YLR060W) has translation MPTVSVNKKQLFQLLGKEYTNEEFDELCFQFGIELDEDTTEEALKLGEEPELKIEVGANRHDLLCIEGIAQALSVYIGKIEAPKYKLSKPTTKLIIDPSTEKVRPYAAAAILRDIQFDELSYASFIALQDKLHSNIGRNRTLIAMGTHDYDSIQGPFHFYGLPPREIHFAPLGQTKQFYGDELIEFYKQPEQKNNIGRFVHIIENSPIFPVIKDNNGTVCSLPPLINSDHSKISLDTKNIFIEITAVDKTKAEIVLEQLVTMFARYCKEPFSVEPVEIVSEHNGESRITPNLKEKEMDVSVDYINSCLGLELAPNEIAACLKKMSLDVISSGNDKTLRVLIPVTRSDILHPSDIMEDAAIGYGYDNLPKGEKLSNANFIATPLPINKVSDIFRIASSQASWAEVLPLTLCSHDENFKCLRLTDDGTQAVKLANPKTLEYQVVRTTLLPGILKTVKENRKHSLPIKVFETGDIVLKNDKLERKAFNERHWGAIHVGKTSGFELTQGLLGKIMQTFRTDWLADYGASSNGRGYWIEQDESLPTYFPGRGARVMFRSKEGETAKMIGHLGVLHPEVMINFDVPYAASYVELNAEVFL, from the coding sequence ATGCCTACCGTTTCCGTTAATAAGAAGCAGCTCTTCCAGTTGCTTGGTAAAGAATATACGAATGAAGAGTTCGATGAGCTTTGTTTCCAATTTGGTATTGAgttggatgaagatactACTGAAGAAGCTCTGAAACTAGGGGAAGAACCTGAGCTAAAGATTGAAGTTGGTGCCAACCGCCATGATTTACTCTGTATTGAAGGTATTGCTCAGGCATTGAGCGTTTACATTGGTAAGATTGAGGCTCCTAAATACAAATTATCAAAGCCTACCACGAAATTGATTATAGATCCATCTACAGAAAAGGTTAGACCTTACGCTGCAGCCGCCATCTTGAGGGACAttcaatttgatgaattatcCTATGCATCGTTCATTGCCCTACAAGATAAACTACACTCTAACATCGGTAGAAATAGAACTTTAATTGCTATGGGTACTCATGATTACGATAGCATTCAGGGTCCATTCCATTTCTACGGTCTACCACCAAGAGAAATTCATTTTGCACCATTGGGTCAAACTAAGCAATTTTACGGTGATGAGTTAATTGAATTTTACAAGCAACCAGAACAAAAGAACAACATTGGTCGTTTCGTTCACATCATCGAAAATTCTCCTATTTTCCCAGTGATTAAGGATAATAATGGTACCGTTTGCTCATTACCACCTTTGATTAATTCTGACCACTCCAAGATTTCTTTGGATACcaaaaatattttcattGAAATTACTGCTGTGGATAAGACAAAGGCAGAAATTGTCTTAGAACAATTGGTTACCATGTTTGCTCGTTACTGCAAGGAACCATTCTCAGTGGAACCAGTGGAGATTGTATCTGAGCATAATGGGGAATCTCGTATTACACCAAAtttgaaggaaaaagaaatggacGTTTCTGTGGATTACATCAACTCCTGTCTAGGTTTAGAATTGGCCCCTAATGAAATTGCCGCTTgcttgaagaagatgtcTCTGGATGTTATTTCCTCTGGTAATGATAAGACTTTACGTGTTTTAATTCCTGTTACTAGATCAGATATCTTACATCCAAGCGATATTATGGAAGATGCAGCTATTGGTTATGGTTACGATAACTTACCTAAgggtgaaaaattgtccAACGCAAATTTCATTGCTACTCCATTACCAATTAATAAAGTCTCAGATATCTTTAGAATCGCATCTTCACAGGCTTCATGGGCTGAAGTCTTACCCTTGACTTTGTGTTCTCACGATGAAAACTTCAAATGTCTAAGATTAACAGACGATGGTACCCAGGCCGTCAAATTAGCCAACCCTAAGACTCTTGAATATCAAGTGGTTAGAACCACGTTGTTACCTGGTATTTTAAAGACTGTAAAGGAGAACAGAAAACACTCCTTACCTATCAAAGTCTTTGAAACCGGTGACATCGTTTtaaaaaatgataaattagAGAGAAAGGCATTTAACGAACGTCATTGGGGTGCTATTCATGTTGGAAAAACCTCTGGTTTCGAACTAACCCAAGGTTTATTGGGTAAAATTATGCAAACTTTCAGAACTGATTGGCTTGCGGATTACGgtgcatcttcaaatggtAGAGGTTATTGGATAGAACAAGACGAATCTCTACCAACTTATTTCCCAGGTAGAGGTGCCAGAGTCATGTTTAGATCAAAGGAAGGTGAAACCGCTAAAATGATTGGCCATTTGGGTGTTTTGCATCCTGAAGTTATGATCAATTTCGATGTCCCATATGCTGCCTCTTATGTGGAATTGAATGCTGAAGTGTTTTTGTAA